The window GGAAATAAATTAGGGAAGATTTTTACCTCCATCAGTGCTCGTTATGAAAACATGTCTTACAGAAGCGGCCACCTCGATCATcaataaaaaggaacatttaatgaaataaaacactaaccttcagagagagaggagcagttTCACACAGCAAAGAGCAGGTAAAGTGTTTTAGCAACTAACaattcttttttattgtctaTTCTTGTAAGGATTATTGAACTGTATATcagaaaatagcaaaacaaaatgcattttatactGCGCATCTCAAGTCAACATCTTGTCCCAACACCACTCCAAAATACAAAGATCATTAATTATTCATCATGTAAGACAATACAAATTAGATTTTTGCTTAACGGTAAagcttaaagtgttttttagaTTATGAGAATAGTTGCACATTCATTTGTGTCAATAAACTAATCGATCGTCGATTTTGTCAAGGTGAGAgagtttcctgtttttattttatattggtTGCAATCATTGTATGCTAAACGCCTGTGATCAACACAGTCTAAAGACAGaagtttaaatgtatacaatattAGATCTTCAACTAGCAATAGtattcattattgattaatctgAAGTTTTTTTCTCTGCATCCATCGATTAGTTGTTTGGTCTTTAAATAACTAATGTCAGGATTTAAAAGTACTCATCGCAATTTTCCAGATGCCAAGATGACAGCTTCAAATCTTTAATTTTGTCTAAACAACAGTAAAGAACTCAGAAATACTCAACTATACATAATAAAGCATTGAGAGAATGATACATCTTTACATTTAATCATGTCAGAACCAGTCATTTCTATGAATTTTGTGTTATAAAAACGACTAAAACGATTAGGAGGTTATCAAATAGTTGCAGATTaaattttaatttaatggaCTAATCGTTTTAGCTCTATATGACTACAGTATGCTCGACTGATGAAAACCTGGCTGATCAATCGTAGTGactgaaaatgtgtaaaaatagaCACCATGACATTTCTGCAGCACTATATCACTCAACGGGTTTCTTATTGTTCTTTAATGGACATGTtcagatgctgctgcagtgttaAGTAATGTATGTGCATGCTGCAAAATGGgtactgatgtgttttttcattattattcaatttatttattttcaatttgatGTTAATTCCACTTTATCTTCTAATGATCAAATTTATGTTATATCTTCATTTTACTCTTATAAgcaatttggttttattttccatctaATCTTCCATTCATATGTAAATCTGAATATTTCCcttgttgtaaatgtataattataattattatattactcTTATAAtcttatataaatacaaatctacttcatttatacacacacacacacacacacacacacacacacacacacacacacacacacacacacacacacacacacacacacacacacacacacactgcaatggAAGTGAAACTACATCAGGTGTAGTTTCACTCTCACTGCAATCATAAAAACCACCACAGCCAGGCCTTCATCACACAATATGAAACTCTAAcccttttacacacacacacgcacacacgcacacgcacacacacacgcacacacacacacacacacacacacacatacacacacacacacacacacacacacacacacacacacgatgatTATGTGTATCACAGCTACACTGTATGGCCCACTGTGTGGAGAAACACATCCATCTGCTGCCTGCTATCGTGCAAATAAGCCCAACTCGTAAACAATATTTGGGCGAAGTCTCTTGAGTTCAGGGCCCAGGAGTGAGTTATGGAAAACCAGGCAGGGACCACAGGGAGGGTAATGAAgtgaagggaagaggaggaagcagggCATGcggggaggaaaggagggagggagggcgcAGTCAGTGCACTGCAGGCCGGGATGCGCGAAGCAGGACGGAGGCAGAAAGAAAACACTGGGGGAGATGTAccacaagacaaaaacatacaatGACCGTGTCATTTTCCGCACAGAAACATGTCGAAACTTAACTCAGaggtttataaaaaaataacaacagtgaTTTAAAACATCAAAGAGTGATTTAGCTTAGACAGGGATGCGGTTTTAGAAGCCATATTTCTGCGTAAATCCGCTTTATAGGCAAAGTACTCCCGGCGATATCGGGCACTTAAAGCCATTAAGATTAAAAGCAGAGGTATTCACTAATGGAGCTGTAGTGACCTCAATgtaattcacacacacacacacacacacacacacacacacacacacacacacacacacacacacacacacacacacacacacacaactgcacacacatgcacacgctcACATGGACGCGCACATACACAGAGGAACAACACCCACATATCCCCAGTAGTCCCACACTCCCTGTAgcgaggtaaaaaaaaaaaaaacctcgcTAACTAGATTTCAGCACCCCGGCAGTGGACAGCACCGGGGACGCACCGGCCTCCCTGTCCGTCTGCAGGAGGTGCTCGAATCACCGGGGCTGTACGGCCTCTCCAAACATGGCGGCTCAACCTGCCTTAGCACTGATATGGGAGGCGCAATCTCGGGCCTTTTACTCGGAGGGGGGGTTAAAACGAGCAAAGAAAGACACACTTACTTCATCTGTTTGACGATGGTGCTTTTCCCGGACTCTCCGCCGCCTGTAAAAGAACGGAGGGCACAGTGAGAGCCGGCAGAGAAATCAGTACCACGGAGAGCACCTCTCTCCGCCCCATATACAGCCCCACCGCTAACCCCTCATACCGGGCCGCCGCAGCAGCACCGGAGGCCCCGGGAGGAGGCTCTTCTCTTaccgagcagcagcagcttcacgTCCTTGGCGGCCACCACCCCGTCCTCCTTCAGGTTCCTCTCGATGGCCTTGCTCCGGTCCAGAGCGGCGCGCTCCTCGGCGCTCAGTGTACATCCCATGTTTCCAGGCGAGTGAGCGGTCCCGTGGTCTCTCCTCACCCACTCTCTCAATCAGCGCGTTGTCTCTCGGCTCTCCTCCCCGCGCTGTCCGCTACAGCATTAGGCCCGGATTGAAACAGATCCGggtcccttttctctcttttttctccgtGACTCTCCGTATGTGCCTCTCTGCGCGTTTCGGCTCCACTCTCAGAgggggttggggggtggggTCGTTGTGCTCGAGCCTGCGGGGCTGGGGTTGTTGTTAGGTGGGGAAGggaggctctctctctctatttctctctctctctctctctctctctctctctctctctctctccctctatagGGCGGCGCTGGTGATGGTGATGACAGCGAGCTATCTTTCCACGAAGGCAGTgcgagggggggtggggggggcacgagaggagaggaagacgaCGAAGGGAATCAGTGCAGGCTGCGCGAGACTCACCTAAACGCTTACGTCAGAGCAGTCGGGGCTTTAATCACGTCCTGTAGCAgattattcaaatgaaagagTTTAAATGGCAAATGCTGCCCTCTTGTCTCTTGGCATTAGTGCAAAGTGTGCTTTTGTTGAAATTAAAACGTCCAAATGCCAATTTCATCGTGTTTTCCATGGATATAATGCTATACAATGGGCGGTTCTGTAGGGGAGGGGGGAACAGGAAGCATGTGTTAGAAAGAAGCGTCTGACAAATTAACTTGAGCCATCGTTAACAAGAATGTTTTTTGTCTTCCATAGTCATAACAGTTTTCACAACACATAAATACTAAACATATATTGTAATCATGGTAGGCCTATATTATGGTTTTTTTGTGCGCTATGACTTtaagtttttttcttttttgtcccAATTTAATGTGCCCATCCCATATTATAACTGGCCCCAGCATGGCCTTCCCAGAAAAAGTAGACTTGATCAGCCACTGATCCCTACAACAACAAGAGAGTTTCCATGTATTAAAGCCCTGTAGTCATGGTTGATGTTTTTTGGTTTCATGTTGGTTTCTTGACTTCAGTTGTTCAAAAAACCTGGTTAATAGAATATGTAATAGCTTAAGCCAGTTTAAAACTAATGTTAAATTATTGAAATACAGTCATGTTGTCATTAAGGTATTTTATGTGCAGGCGATTAATTTGGAATTAtcgtttttatattgttttatgtcaacagaaGGAAAGTAGCATTGTGCAATGGTTCAACTATTTATTGTAGACTATCCATATTTTAAGCCAATAagataatgaataaaacattgcaattacatttaaaataaacaggaataaaacacaaaggtgTGGTGGTGTTCAACGAAGATAAACCGATTTGTGTTTaagtttttttgtaatttgttttttatttaatactcaGATAATCTATTGTAGACAGATACacacttcaaaaacacaaggtgaatttttattttatttttttagaacaTTTAGATATACAGccaatatgttattattattattattattattattgttattattattattattattattattattattattattattattattattattattattattaatgtgttttttacacaTTAATAATGAGTCAGTGAAATTGAGCCataaattaattacattaaaatgtttttattcttgtggtataatttatttttagctttacAGTTAAGTGAAAACAAATGGGGGAggtatttaaatcattttcctAAGTAATAGTTAATACTGGAGTATGTTCAACCAGTATAAGGAACTGCAAACTACAAGTGATTCAAATTGTAGGCCTGCTTAAGTAGTAACCGTACTCAGTCAATCATTTGTACAAACATCCCATTACACGgaaagtcatgcattcaaaaccATATTTAAATAAGATTCAAAATATTATCATTAACATATCCTTGTGAGAATGGCTCCATTCAGAGTATTATTACTCAATATTAAATGATGAggttattataataaatgtgtaaaaagcaTGTAATGTATAATCCGTATCAGCTGTCAGAGCATAGTTGTCGTGTTTACAGACTCTACCTCCTTacataaaaagagacaaaatgcaAGATAAACTTTGACATATTGACTAgttgtattttttccccacatattctatatacatttcaaagatgTAAATATTATGAATTACTTTAGCCACAATAATAGTGCAGTGAAAATCTGATATCTGACAGCCCTACTGTGTGTAAATGCGTCGATGTCAGAAATATTACCGGGGACATAACCTCCTGATAACAGCAGACATACAGTGAGGCGTGTGGGTTTATCATAAGTTATAGAGAGCTGTATGTTGGGGGATGTGGCTGTACCATATAGCAGTaaggagtgtttgtgtgtgataaaAGCTTCTAATCCACACATCACATCTGGATGGATGGTCAAGTGGAGTAAAAAGGGGGGTTGGGCTTTTATAGTGGACCCTGAATAGAAACCAGCAGAGGAGCTCAACCTGAAGAGACTTCATCCATCAGTGAATTTCCTCTGAGATACAACTTCCAacgcgcacacaaacacacacacaaacaaacacacccacgcgcacacacacagcaacctCCACCTCTTTACCCTGAAGCTCCTACAacgtgagcacacacacattcagcgACAACATCAGTGATCAGCACAATTTAATCATATGAGtttgtgcacgtgtgtgtgtgtgtgtgtgtgtgtgtgtttgtgtgtgtgtcagggagtTAGGATTAACACTAAATTATACCTGAGGGAATTTTGACAAAattatgttttcagttttaattaCACTAATgcatcaaacagaaacatgacacattttttttaaaaccatttaattTGTATGCACccattttctagaaaaaaaaatcaccaacCTTCAGTTGTGGATTGTTTCCTCTGTAAATTGACTtacaaagcagaaaaaaagagtttgGAACAGTGCATTAAACTCCTGACAGCATATTACATTCAAACAGTGATGACAGATCATttagtctaaataaaaaaaaacaacaactaataaCTGAAAAGCAAATATAGATTTGAATCAATTCTCACAGAGGTGTTCGTATCCTGtctgacactgacacacacacacacacacacacacacacacacacacacacacacacacacacacacacacacacacacacacacacacacacacacttgggaaTGATTGAATGACAGGCAGTCAGTCAAGAACAAACACCCTGTATATTCAAAGCAGGACAGAATCAGCGCCTCTTCGTGCAGAGAGGACCTGTCGACTCTCAGTTTTCTCGACTTGTAACTGCAGCACACGGAGTTACTCTCGTGGCTGAATGTCCAGAATATTTTCAGCCAGGGTGGTGAGTTTGCAGTCCTCCAGTGCTCTGACCAGCTGGCTCAGCTTGGCCGCTCTCCCCTCCGCCTGGATGAAGCGGCTGATCAGCTGATAGGCTTGCTCATACAGCCCTTCTCTCTCGTACTCGTAGGCCAGGTTGTCGATGGCGGGACCCTTCAGAGCCCGGCAGCTCTTCCCCAGTGCTCGACCCACAATTTTCCAATGGCGTCCCACCCCGTTAGAAAAGCTCTGAACATCTGCCGCCGTCAGTATCCTGTCCTCTGACGGGTCAAAGATAAAGTGAGAGACATTACTGTAAAGAGCGCTCTATTGTCATTACATAAACTTTTAGTTTGCAGGCATATGCATGTGTATACAGTAAACATTTCCAGACAACAATGCACAGCCTTGCCCTTTAACctaacaggaaatgaaaaggatcatttttacattattcATTCTGTCCTCATCACAACTGTTGCTATCCTTCTTTGAGGCATTATACTGGCATTGGTTGGGTTTTGTTTTACACTTGTGGAGGGAGACAAATtgtaaacaaagtaaatgtcTTTTAACTCAgattctccttttttaaaatactttttactcTACCACACACCCTAATCATTTGACACAACTAGTTATGAGTCACTGTTTATATGCTTATAGCACTTATAACCATGAACAATTCGCACAATAGCCACCTTGTACTTCTGCAATTGATATCCTATCTAATTTATATATGTCTCTGCTCTGGAGTATTAATCCATTCTGTTACtgcgttttttttgttggtctTTTATAGATAATCTTTATTTATCcggaatattttatattgtgtattatttgtgaTGTATGTCTTTCTACCGCAGATATGTTTAAATAGTAGTAACTTCTTGATTTAATTACTACAAGTAACACCTTTCACATTACCCAAAGTATCTTTATctagaaatgtgtgtgaatgaaaacTGAACCATCATTTGTTTCAGCTTTTACTGTCAGTAAACATCACGTGTCGCATGTTGTATCATTAGGAACAActaacatacattaaaaaaccAAGGAGAACAGGTTAATGTGAGCAGCTCGGTTTTGTTTCAGCATCTCTCCGAGGTGTAATAATTTCCTAATTTTACTCACAACACTCGGAGTTTGACAGATTCACAGCTTGATACTTGAAACTTAAAGGAAGTAAAAGCCAGTATGTTGCTTTCATACACCAGCATTTACATCCCACTGCTGGAAAAAACATCTCAACTACAAACATTTGAACTTCCAGAAACAAATCAATGAATCAATTAGTTAAAAATAATCTTTTCTTTCCAATTTCTTTTATCCACTTTGAAATCCATTGTCGTTATTCAGTCTACTTGAAACCGGGTCATCTCGTGCTGTTGGAGGCACTCAGGGAACTGGAGTCCCCGATGCACAGAGCGCTGAGTCTACATTTAcatgaactgaaataaaatctTTAATTAACTTAACTAGAAAATCAAATTAACTTTGTAGACACCGTAGTGTATCATCAGTTAACATTAATTTAACAGTTCAATAGGAGGTCGACAATTTCATATCAATGTGATACAAACACATTATCTGCTGGCACTAATCTCCTCCCATAGACTGAGCGTCAGTTTATAAAAGGTTGGATTAGAGAGGCAGCTGACAGGCAGCACTGAATGCATATGCTGTCTGTGTTGGAGGTAAATAACATTAACTTTTTGACTGCATTTTAACATGTCTCAGCGGCTGAAGCATGAACACACAGTTTTAGAAAACTCAAACCACAGACCGTACGATGCAGCAATGACTCGTTCTTTGTAAAAAATATCTACGCTCTCATGGATTATACATCGCAAGCAGGTTTATTATCTTCACTTTAACATGTTGTTGAATCAACTGAAACAAATGGTTGCATGGACAATAAGAGATCAATACATTTTAGAACTCATGGTATGCTATAGAAATGATTGAAAATAATGTGCATCGTATGGTGATTTCAATCCACCGCATGCTTTCTTCACCATGTCAATGAGCCTGGTGCTGCTGAGTCTAATATTAAAGAGGAAACAAGCACCAAAGTCTCTTTATCGTCATGCATTCAAAAATCttaattaatgtaattattatttaagaACACTGAGCACGTTTTCTTAAACTTTTTCCAGTAGTTTGAGATAATAATCTTGATCATTGAAGTGAAGTGATGTTAAAGTGAATGCATTACGCTTCTTAATTATTTGATACAagtctttttttcatctctACTACTGTATGGGTGTTGcgatatttaaaaaacatgatacCATAAGATTAGACAAACTACAGTTCCAGCACAGCACtgttgtttgaaatgttattcatttttgcacaatttgaAGTTATCCTTACTGACTCTTTACTTACACGCGTATTTAGATGGTAGTTCACTTGCCAAAAACCAAGATAATatggcaaattaaacaaaacctcagacagttttttttccacagataAAGCGACAAAATCATCATgatcaattattttaataatcattTAGGATGACAGCCCTAATGTTTATCATGACCTCTTTCAGGCAGAAGTCTCATACCAGACGAGTAGAAATGATCAACTCACCGAACACTTTATTCTGAAACTTGAAGCAGTTGCTGGGGACGGGACACTCGTCCTGTCTGATGGGGGTCGACTGTGGGACGGGGCCGAGGGCCTGagactgcagctgctgctccaggCGCTCGATCTCCTCGTCGCGGAGGCGCTCCGGCTGCAGCAAAATGATAAGGGTCATATATACATATGGTTTTAAATAAGATTtggtaagcatataaaactgAGTCGCTCACTAATGATTAATTTGGCCCAAAAAATTAACATGTGAATAAATGAAGTTAGAGGAAAATGCAATTCAGTCTGATAGACACGACTACTTAGAGActactttgatttttttaatacagaatCTTAGGTCTGCAAGTAAtgagtttttaaatattaattcatTATTGGTTTGATCTATAAAATGTCCGAAAAATTGTGCAGAATGTCCATCTCAGTTTCCCAATGTCAAAGgggatgtttttaaatgttttgtccaAATATCTTGATTTTAAAGTGATATAATAAAGGAACAAGCAATAAATCTCCAAATTTGAGAAACGACCTTTGAAAAACTACCTTTGACAGGTGGATGTGTTGCAGGCACAACTCCAGCTTGTCCAGGTACAGATCCAGGATGTGTGTGCTGGCCTTCAGCTGCGTCTCCACTGTGATCTCCTGAGAAAGGGACAGAAGTCGGCAGGCGTGCTGAGAGAGCAACTGACGCACCGCTCCGGAGCTGTAGCTCTCCAAGAACTGCTGACAGGCGTCCACGTCCTCAAACTTCACCTCCACCCCGAGGAACGGATCAGCCTCATGGACCTTCAGTATCTCATAACCTCCCAGACCTCCAGCAGAATCTGAATACATAAAACAcgtattaattaattaatgtgaTATCTAACAAAATATAGCGTTTTAGGGGAGACATTACAGGAACaggataaaaatgtaaatactataAATCACCATGAGACTACTGTACGAAAAGATATGGTATGTTATGGAAATGAAGCATTACCATAAGCTAAATATGTGCTAGTTTTCGAACATTTCTAGAAAAGACACCTGAACATTGTACAAAGCtcaatgttttttcattttgttgacatGGTTGAGGGGTTTTACAGAGAGATATACTGGTAAAtgccacaaaaaataaaatcaggctATAAGTTATATATGAACAAACTCCTCTCTACAAACCATAAGAATAAAGGTGTTAATAAAACAGTTTGGTTTGGTTGAAgtaaaaactgcaaaaaatgaGCTTTCTGGCTTTGAGAAACGGCAATCAAGATATGTATTTGTAAAATCCTTACAATTCATCAGACACTACAGGACAATGTGGTTAACATATTTCCCTTGTTGATTACTCAGACTCAATATAACTAATGTTTGTATTACAAGTCCTCTGAAACTTGAGGtataaatatgaaaatgcaGCATCCTCTAATGATAACTGTTGGTTGAATTTAGAGAAATCAGCAGACCCAAATAGATAAAAGTgtaacaacacaaacacctaaatgtttgtttggataTACTTTTCCACTAgtctaaaaaaatgtatgttatgaATTAAAATA of the Eleginops maclovinus isolate JMC-PN-2008 ecotype Puerto Natales chromosome 4, JC_Emac_rtc_rv5, whole genome shotgun sequence genome contains:
- the tradd gene encoding tumor necrosis factor receptor type 1-associated DEATH domain protein, which gives rise to MADKTGHGGQWTGCAVIFLQSLCPGVDLLSLYKDRGGKFTVFKVIKLTLTDSAGGLGGYEILKVHEADPFLGVEVKFEDVDACQQFLESYSSGAVRQLLSQHACRLLSLSQEITVETQLKASTHILDLYLDKLELCLQHIHLSKPERLRDEEIERLEQQLQSQALGPVPQSTPIRQDECPVPSNCFKFQNKVFEDRILTAADVQSFSNGVGRHWKIVGRALGKSCRALKGPAIDNLAYEYEREGLYEQAYQLISRFIQAEGRAAKLSQLVRALEDCKLTTLAENILDIQPRE